The genomic stretch TTCACACATAATTCTTCATTTTCCTCTCCTGTCAAATTTGTTTGTCCATCTTCACGGACAAGCGTGTCACTTAAAGCTTTCAACATGTTGGTCGACAAAACCCGGCATGTTACTGTCTTGGGCACAAGTAAACTCGTGTTCACTGATCTAACACAAAATAATAAGAGGTAATTTGATAGgcaacaaataataataaaggtgAATACAAGGCACTATGCAGTAAAAAGCAACTCTGATAATCTTATAAGTTGCAACCACTCGCCTTCATTTCAATCTTCAAAGAAACACGACAACAAGAAAGGGGAGAGACTGCCAATTGCAGGAATATCATATTAACTTTTCAAGTTGCTAGAGAAAAGGGACTACATACTGCCAGGTTCTTTAGTAACAGCATATCTAAATGCATGCATGAACATAATAACTCACATCATTCTGAAAGTGTGAAGTTTAGAAAGATTCAATAGCAAGAGAATGATGATACCCAGATCTACGTAATTGAGCAGCATAATGCTTCTTAATTCTTTCTGCCCGTGCATTTGTAACACTCCCATGATGAGAACAAGCATCAATTGCCACTACTGAGTGCTGATATTGAAATGAAAGTACTTGTGCAAGATAACCCTGGGTAAACATTTTGGAGGCACTTAGAGCGAACTTGTAGAAGCCAAGAAGGTTAAACAGATATGAAACACAGAAACTGTAcacaataaaaaaggaaaatagcttTTCTAAGGATTATAGATATGGTCAGAAGAACACATAAATTAATCTCAATTACGTCTTTTGGTATGAGTGAACATTTAGTACAAAGActccaaaacaagaaaaacatctcttgaaaaaaaaatatatatacttgacCAGCACCAACGTCGACAACTGTTTTAGCTTCCACCCTCTTTGCAATGAAACTTGTAATAGCAGATAGAATTTCGAcctgaatttgaaagaaatttacAATTAAAGATATGAACATCAAATTCAACAGCCTATAGTGAAATTGCCAGCTCAATTCACAATGCCCCAGAATAACGCAATATCAGAAAGTACCCCACGAAGTTTTGAACAAAAAGGAGTTGCCACAGTCACAAGCACACACAAGAAAGGTGATCACAGAAAAGTACATTGAATCTGGCCAGAGCAGAGATCTGAACAATGAGACAAAATTATAGAAAGCATTGTACTAAGAATGGCAGCAATTAGGGACAGCAGCCTACTTCATGTTTCTTCTTAACATTCATGCCTTGGCTGAGAACACTACCAAGTGAAGCTACAGTCAAACCAGGGAAAATCTGCAACAAAGGAGATATTATGAATGTCATTAATACCTGTTTCAGTACTAAATTTAAATGGGGATAACTGGCAGAAAATTCAAGGTGAATGGATCAGTAAAATGCTAAATATAAATCAACAAGAGGAGAATAAGCTAAGTCAAGCTAAATATGAATCGAAGAAGCACTCTACAAATAGTTTTTCATGACATATAAGGTTGTAATTTTAGTAAAACATCACATAAAGATTCTTCGCTGACACTACTTCTGATACCAGTGATGAAGACACGTATACGGGTTTCCACACATAATAAGTTGCTAGGGATTGTCCTTTATAATCATTTTGCACATAGGAAGAGCAACACAGTTGGTAGTTGTCTATTTTTAAATCGTTTACAGACAAGAATAGGAAATATATAAGGTACTAGCTTATAATGACGTTGAGAGATAAAATGCTGTACAGCATCAATATAATTGAAGAAATGAGCTGATAAGAATACTCGGGTATATCATCAACATTTGGATCAATAGATTTGTATGTTGAACTCTGATGAGGGGCAAAGATTGTTACCTTCTGTAAGTCCACCTGCTCTCGAGGAAAAACAAGAGACCTGAGGTTGTGTAGGAAATTCTTGAGCGAAGCAGGCCAGTGATCCTAGCAGCAAGATAATTACAATGAAACTGTCAGAACCGAACAGTACGAGGTCCGTACCTAGTACTGCATGAGCTGAGAATAGTAGCACGAGAATGTGGTATCCTCCTCCTCCAACTTCAGCAGATGCGTCAGAGTCATAAAGAAGAGCACCTGGACTTCTCCACAAGGAATGAGGAGAAGATTTTCCACAGGCTCCCCCCGCAAGCAATCCATCCACTCCTTATCAACTGCTTCCCATAACCTATCCTGAGATAATCACGACAAGAAACGAAGTAGCGACGTCCAGAAGATATGAGCGAAATTCAGCAAATGAACTAACGCATTGACGCGCGAAGCAACTCCGAATCGGGATAACAAGTAACAGGTGATCAACCGAATAATTCAGATAAGCTGGGTAATGAAGCAAGCGAATTTTGAGCTGAGCTCACGAACCGTGAAGAAATTGACGACGTGAGCGTTCATCAGGAAGGTATATGGCTTGATGAAGTGGATGATGGCATCGATCCATTCTAGGGTTTGACTCGCAGTCTCGCAGGAATACTTGCGAGTCCCCGCCATTGCGGTGGCGGAAGGAAGAGAGGATCCAACAACCTCTCGGTCTCAGTTCGATTTGAGTTCGAACTCGAACGGCCCCAGTCCCGAAGGAGATGCGATCGGACATGGATCGGGCCGGGTCATCATATATAATCTCCTCAATTGTTCGGACTTTGCGGTGGAGCCTATGCATCGGGTCGGGTCTTCatcctcgtctctctctctctctccatgtcaaAATTCCCCTTGGCTTGTGAAGAGAAAGATGAGCTACTCTGGCTCAGGTCATCATTGATATTGTGCACTTTTCGTCAACGTAGATTTCATCCTAAATGGAACGTGGTCAATTGAGGAGTAATAAGCTACTATATCTCTTCTTTTGCAAATATTAGTTGATACTTTACCCGCTCTCCCTGGCACACAAACACAACACATAACGCCCGGacatataatttgataaataatgtTAAAGATTCTCGATTGATATTATTGTCTGTGAGATAACTTGATCAATCTAGTTGAGTAGGAGTAGGTTGGAGGGGCAATGTCTAAAGAATTTATTGAAATTCACAACGACAACAGTTTCCTCTTGCAAAACGTGTTTGGATTCCTTTGTATTGTTTCGAACAGGCTTGACGGATTGATTTGGATCCGAAAATATGAAGGGTCATAAGATCCTGCCAAGTACCAAGCCCTTTTAGGCCGAGGACAACGTAAAGAGCTTGGATTGTGAAAATGTTATCGGTATTTTATCGGTGCTTCACAAACAAAATTACCACCATCGATTTCATATCTAGAGTAGGcgtttttcatttgaaattgattgaaatctgctctcttttttttctagcCAGCCCCAAagggtttgtgatttttcaatATCACTTTTGATAAACTTGAGTATCGTTTCCATTTTTAATCGAAGCTATAAACTTTCTTCTGCAATTGCATGAGTCCGGTGTACTTATATAGAAACAATGCACTGAGTAACAAAACAAGCAAAGGAGAGAATCACCACGAAAAACAAACTGATCCCAGTTAACATAACAACATGAGTAGATTACGTAGAATCCAATCGCCCGTGTGGGAattgaaaaagttattcataCCTAAGTCCTCCGGTGGAGAGACCACATCCAAGACACATAAGTGAGGCGTCATAAACTCACCCGCTTATCCCAAACGCTAGACACAAATTAAGGATCACACTATTGTATAATACTTAGTACACCAAAGTAATGCGTGCAACGTCCACATCGTATTCAAATGAAGCTATCCGGAGCTGAATACTTCAAGGGCTGGTGGAAGAGGTCCAGGGTGAGGGTGGTGGAGAGAGGAAAGGGATGGAGGGGATGGCCGGGATTTGGGGGATCGACGGGAGCGGTGTGAATGGCGGGAGTTCCGGGACGGTCGGGTTTGTGGTGGGGAGTCCCGGGATAAAGGGCAGCAGCGGGAGCAGTGGGAGTGGCGGGAGTGGCAGGACGTGGTCCCCGGGAGCGTCGGCAAGCTTGGAGTGTTCGGCAGCTGTAGCAGGCTGCGAGCCGCTTCACACCGACCCATCGGGCCGGCTGCGAGGACGGCCGCGAGCACCAGAACAAAGGCCGTGAAGAGGAACCCGCGCGGGGACGCCATCGATGCCGCTGCTTTCGATTTCGCGAGTATATGATAGCTTACGGGATTGATCGGAGCTTTGGGAtgagggggaggggggaaaCCTTTTGGAGTGTATAAATAGGAGGGAGGCCATGCATGGACTCCAACGAAATGTAATGCGAAATCAGAGGGCGAAGTCGGAAAAAAGTTTGGTGTGCGGGTGGCGGGAGAGATCGTATCGGCATTGGGCGTCGATGGGCCTTTGTTAGGCGACAGGTCACCTTCTTGTCGAGTTCGAGACGAAAGCCGGCTTTCATGGGAGAGCACTTACTAGGTTTTTCCAGCTTATTAAAACCAGACACGTGCAACCTAGAATCTGAAACCTGGGAGTTAGTTAAAACCGCCTGGAGACGGCTTTgttagttttcttttctggcGGTGGATCGTGATCAAGTCGAATGTCGGCGATAATTACATGTGCAGGAGGTCAAAGTCGACCGGCAGAATAAACAGAGGGCAAAATAGAGATTGCAAATCTGTACCTAATTTGTCTAAGGACTAATACTAATACGAGGAAAGATGAAGCCGTTCGTCTCGGTGCATCTTATTGTGTGCATGTTCTCGAATAGCGAATATCATATGTTGAAGTAGGTCATGCCTAAAATCCTTGGACTCATTTAACTTAGTGCGTCGCGTCTAACAAAGCTTGCAAGTATCTATTTTGAATGGGGACCATTTTTGCCTCCGATCTGATAAGAGAAAATTTCTTCTGACCGGTCTTTTGATTGGTGGCTTTGAAATTGTTGGCGATAAACTCATGATTGGAAGAAATTTTTTGGGGATAGGGAAATGTGGAGTTCTTTTGGGATAATTACttaaaaagttataaacatattgcGGTTGTGctcattcattttttaactttttttttttactaattgagtactaaacattttgcaattgtgccaattcatttcatTTGACAGGTCGGTATTGACGatgttatttcaaatttttaattatttttaataatttttttctttctttttttctctctttattttgtttagaGCTAGCAGTCACTAGGTGAGGGCATGGGAGCCGCCACTAGTGAGGGTCATTGCCCTCaccgccccccctccccccaaaaaaaaagagaagaaaaaaaaggcataaaaaattattaaaaaatacaaaaatataaaaacatattataatattattaaaaattatccacattaatGACGGTTAACcaaataaactaaattgacacaaaaaaaaaaaggtttaggaatcaattgaccaaaaaatggcattgtataaaaaaattatggctcaattgataaaaaaaacttaGGATTAAATTACTTAAGTATAATAgggttatgatttttttggtaaaactCTCTCAATCCTTTTTTGAATTCCCACGTGGAGGGATGAGAAAAGTGGGTCCAATGGGTCGACCGAACCCAGTCCGTAGGCCCATTTTTCAGCCCATTCAAGGAGTTAAGTAAAAGAACTGCTCCGGGTGGGCCCAGTAAAAGGCCCTCCATTGAGTTAGGGTTTCCGCATCACCAGGTCATATATAACCGCAGAagctgcgccgtcgaagtatcGTTTGCGTTTCGGAGATTTGTCGACGCGGATAGAGCAGAGAAGAGAAGAGCAGAGCGACAGAATACCGACGCTCTGATCAGAATGAGGGCGAAGGTAAGTTGAATCTTAGCTGGGTGCTTTTCTCGTGTTGGATGCGAGTGTGTTTTGCCATTCGTTTGATTTCGCATGTCCCGAGTAGATTCGATAGATGTCGAGTGGAAGAATACGCAGCTTCCACTCGTGTGATTGGAGCTTTCTTGTAAGTGCACACGTTAAGAGGCCTCGTGCGGTAGGGTCTGACCGGATTGAGCGGTTCGTGGGAGGGTAAATTGTCGGTGTATCGACGAAATCAGGATGAGATTtgtttgcatttgcattttggCAAAGACGTTTGAACTTTGTTTGGCTTCTATTTTGAAtgaggtttgagcttctgcttATAGGAAGACTGTTCTGCTAGTTATTGCTTATTGGAGCTGGCATTTTGGGCGTTTTCCCTTCATTACGCTGCCGTATTTGTTAGTTTTTTAGCAAGGAAAAGTGGTAATTCAATAATCGTTGGTTGCAAACTTTGCGGCATTCTTCACGCAAGAAAAGTAGAAGTTATATCATGAACACCGCGGCATTCTTTTCATTCCATAACAGGCTTCTTGGGTGGCTCATAGTCGTCTTTCCTGATGGTTACCCATATAATCTAGGAGTTTATGTTATTGTGCTATCAAGTTCTGGATATAGTGTTGAATATTACCTGGGATGTGATATTGGTGGATGTTACTATTCTCAGCGGGGTTACTTGACTTGGATAGCCCATGCTGTTTAAGTTCTGTTGCTGGCACCTGTTTGATTTTGCACTGAAATTGCATATGCactgtaatttgtgccatgtactCTAATCCAATGCTTATAGTGTCATTCTTCGATCATTTGTCGTGCTTTTTGGAACACTATAGgagtgtttttttatttgctgaTGGGGTTCATATATTGTTTCGAATGTCAAGGAGAAAACAAATGAATAGGAAGAGTTGTTGTGTAGTTAAGTTGATGGTGCAATTGGTTTAATTCCTACGACTGCCACTCATTTCATCTTGTTCTCGAATGGATTTTGACTTGTAATCTGCAGAGATGCTTCCCGTAGTTTCTTTGCTAATGGTGCTTTCATTATCTGCTATAGTGATCAGTTAATCACCGCCCACTTTCTTGCTCGAGCTGGCATTTTTTTAACCCTAACCCCTCACTCTCTTTTGATCCAGTGGAAGAAGAAGCGTATGAGGAGGCTTAAGAGGAAGCGCCGAAAGATGAGGCAGAGGTCAAAGTAGTTTCATGTTGTGTGAAGCACCATTGGCCTTGATTTGCCTTCATCTTGTCTACCTGATAGAACATATCATATAAAGGCTGTCAGAGTGGATGAGGGGCTTTTTGATCCATTTGATATTAGGTTAGTTGTTGGATATCAGACTTTCTTTGAGTTTTACACAAGTAGCCATGTTGTTTGACTTTAATGAAATGCATTCATATGCTTAGACATCTTGCTTGGAGAATGTTTTAAGTACCTATGAAGCAGTGATTTTGCCTTCATGATTTATTTAGACATCCTTGTGTATGGATTTCATGAAGTCCAAATATCAATGTTTTAACATGATACTGACAGGCTGCAGATATTACGATTAGCGTGCATGGCATCCTTAATTCACGTGGGTGTCTACTCTTTGCTGCTCATTGCCTTAGTTCGTTCACGTGGGGATTTCCTACGAGCTGAGCCTTTTAGAATAAGTCAAAACTATACCATTCAGATGGGGGATTAAGTtgttgatataattgcaaatgATTGAGGCCAAGCATTCGAAGAGTTCAACCTTCATGTTAGGATATCCTGAGTGCTGTTTAAAGGGCCTTTAGTAATGGCTAGCCCCTTGACTAATGCGACTCAGCTTTGATCAAAACGATCTCCATGTCCTTAATTGATGCTTAGTATTATTCTTGCTTTTCTATGTTGCTGAGTATTACCCTTGAAGGGAAAGATGCTGGGGCTGTGCTTGATGAATCGGACTTGTGCTTTTCTAGCTTTTCTATGGTACCGCAATTGTACCAAGCTATCGTATACGCTCCCCTGTAATTAGAAATTTATGTTAAAGGCCTGATTGAAGGGGAATCCCTGAGAAACTCACATGGGTAACTAGCACCTAAGGCCCCGTACCGTAGCCCAAGAGAAACACTGCGGGCCTATGTGAATCCCATCTCTCTATAGCTGGTCATCTTGTAGTGGGTGTAAAAGAGAACATCTATTGAAGGCAAGCAATGATGCCCTATTGATGCATACTCGGATGCAATGATTTAACTTTCACGATTGGTAGTCACGGCCACGTGGAGAATCGGGCAACGAGAGTTCCTAACTCTTATCTGAAAGTTGGGATGCATATCGAAAGGGTAGGGAAAATACCAAAGACGGGCCTGAATTTTTACAACAGTGTCATTTTGCTTTCCAAAAACCACTTCCCTGCTTTTTCAGACCTGACCACATCCAAACGTTAGGTTGACGTTTTTAATCTTAATCTCCACCGCCAATCAGCATCATCGACACAATGCCATCCTCGGCCCCGACAGCCCCACAAGTGAGCACGATAGAGAGATCAAGTGGAGGAGAGGGACGGTGGAGCACAGAGAAGGGGAGCTGTGGCAGACagcgagagaggaggagatCTGTGCGGCAACGGAAGGCTGTTTGGTGGTGGCAGACCAGCCCGTGAAAGCGAAGGTGGTGGTCGGCCGCCGAGAAAGGTGGTGGCAAAGATGGTTTGAGGGTTTGGGTGCTTGGAGATATGTGTAGGCTAAGATTGTTGAGGCTTTTAGAGATGGGAAGGTAGTgcagtcattttttttttttttggacagaaaaaaataataatcatttgtATGTATCTATGAAGTCGGATAATACAGTTGTCCATCGGTTatggaaaaataatttaaaatcgCGTGGGGGAGCAAGCAGAGAAGCcaccctttctttctttatttttctcttatgcACGTGGAAAcatagtgaaaaaaaatttgagcgGGGAAACAAACACGAAGAGGAGATTGGTACTGCGACATACTCGCAGATTCTATTCTGGGATTTTGGGGGCAAGGTCTTTCGTTGCATTTCAAAGACCAAGTCCGACCACCTAGTTGGAACACCTAATGTGGTAGATTCCCCTCGTCTAGGAATCCTTTTCGTACCAACGTGGCAATCTACACAGATTAGTGCCTAGCACAGACCCGGCAATACATCTCGCATTCGTTGGGGACAAACTTCTATCTTCCTACGAACCTAAACAAATTCTTAAATTATTCCGTCTGAATTTTAGGATGTAAAATTTAAGAGTATTTCatgagataaataaaaaaaaatattttttctcaacttgaagattgaaagtgagaaaaataaatttcatgtcatttttaaaTGACTACCGTCGAGGAGACAAATATAATAGCCTTCCGTGTTTCTAAAGTGAGTCATTGAAATTTCGACTATTGCATTGTTGATTTATGCTTCGTTTAGTATTTTATTAATCAGCTTTCAAGCAACGGAGTACCCCCGATGCGTCCTTCCACCCATTCACACGTAGCCCCGAATTTAATGTTTCCTGGCAAGTTTAGAGCGTGTGttcaatgaagagagagagagagagagagcgactcATGTGTCCTTTCTTTGACTGGTCCGGCCCCCTGGCCCGCCGGAGTGGCCGGGCCTACGCAATAATAATTTGTCCCCAACTTTGTCTTCCGTTCCCACTTCGCCAGATGACGAAGCTACAGTACAATGCACCCGCAACACACTTGTCTGTAAATTCTCTTCTCGGTCCTTGAATATTCGTTCACATCAATTATTTATTATCAAGATCTTGGAAAGTAGACAGAGGAATTTCAATTAAAATGGCCGGAAAAAAGCCAAATGTGTTATACATTGCGTCTCGAAGTAGGGTGGGCTCTCAGCATGTGGAGGAATTGAATCTACGCCGGGTGAGGGAGGAGGCGCACCGGGAGCCCTTTCGACGGAGTTGGGATCATATCCTCGACGATCTTCTCCTTGGGGTCGACCAGCTCCCACTTGAACCTGTTCACCACGTTGTGGAGGAACGTGAGTATGGCCAAGCGCGCGTACTCTTTCCCCGGGCACAGCCGCGGCCCTCCCCCGAAGGGGACGTACGTGTACGGCGGCAGCGCCGCGTTCCCTTCTTCGTACCTCGCCGGGTCGAACGTCTCCGGGTCCGGGAAATAAGTCGGGTCCTTGTTCGTCGTGCTCACGGTCCAGTAGATCTAACAATTCGGAACCACCACGGGAGAAATTAGTAAATCTGAAACGGGGTTGATGTTCGGGGAATTACGTAGTTACGAAGCGAAATTTACCTTCCAGCCCTTGGGAATGGTGTAGCCTTCGTAGGTGATGTCGGTCATGGCCTCTCTGAAAGTTCCCTGTAGAGGCGGAGTGAGCCTCAACACTTCGCTCGTCACGTTCCACGAATACTTCATCTTCTGAATGTCCTCCCACACCAACGGCTCACCggggtttttggatttcttgATCTCCACTTGCTCTGTTtcccacccaaaaaaacaatgtcaaactctagatttttcatttttttgccgTAGAACAAGACGATAGTATCCAGTAACATACGGCGCTGAAATTAATGATTTGTCTTCAAGTGAGATATTTTTTCCTCCTAGGGCTAATGTACCTGCTAGGATCTTGTTATAGATGTCGGGCCTCTCGGCCACGAACTTCATGAGGAACGTGATGGCACTGGCGACGGTGTTGTATCCGGCGGTCAGCAGACCCATCATCTTGTCGGCGATCTCGACATCGGGCATCATCCTCCCCGTGGCCGGGTCGGCTGCCGCCACCATGTACGTCAGTATGTCCTGCGACCTCGCGCCGCTCGCCAGCGCCTCCTTCTTCTCCCTGATCACCGACAAGAGCTCCTTCCTGATCTCTGTGGCCCCCTGGCTGGCGTTGTAGAATATCGTCCCGGGGATTTTCCAGGGGATCGAGTGGAGGCCGAGGGAGACGTCGTCGAACTCTTTCGCGAGCCTAGTGATGCGGTCGTGCTCGTTGAGCCCGAGGAAGAATTTGCTGGCGAGGGACAAGGTGTAGTTCTTGGAGAGAGGGAAGACGAGGACCTTGCTGTGGCCTTCCCAGTGGAACTCCATGTGCTGCTGCGTGGTTGAGTCCATTTGCTCCATGAACCGGGACAAGGCCTCGGGCTTGAGGAACCCGGGCTGGCGCAACACCTTGGTCTTGGACTCATTCGGGTTGatcgggggcggcg from Rhodamnia argentea isolate NSW1041297 chromosome 2, ASM2092103v1, whole genome shotgun sequence encodes the following:
- the LOC115738550 gene encoding beta-amyrin 28-monooxygenase-like — protein: MELLLLAALSSVLALSLIFLLFRHKLSSGPKLPPGSFGWPVLGETVEFLFGKPEKFVGDRMRKYSSSVFKTNILGEKVAVFCGPAGNKFIFSNEQKLVTEWRPHSMQKLMRSYEAKSPPPPPINPNESKTKVLRQPGFLKPEALSRFMEQMDSTTQQHMEFHWEGHSKVLVFPLSKNYTLSLASKFFLGLNEHDRITRLAKEFDDVSLGLHSIPWKIPGTIFYNASQGATEIRKELLSVIREKKEALASGARSQDILTYMVAAADPATGRMMPDVEIADKMMGLLTAGYNTVASAITFLMKFVAERPDIYNKILAEQVEIKKSKNPGEPLVWEDIQKMKYSWNVTSEVLRLTPPLQGTFREAMTDITYEGYTIPKGWKIYWTVSTTNKDPTYFPDPETFDPARYEEGNAALPPYTYVPFGGGPRLCPGKEYARLAILTFLHNVVNRFKWELVDPKEKIVEDMIPTPSKGLPVRLLPHPA
- the LOC115738549 gene encoding probable methyltransferase-like protein 25 isoform X3: MAGTRKYSCETASQTLEWIDAIIHFIKPYTFLMNAHVVNFFTDRLWEAVDKEWMDCLRGEPVENLLLIPCGEVQDHWPASLKNFLHNLRSLVFPREQVDLQKIFPGLTVASLGSVLSQGMNVKKKHEVEILSAITSFIAKRVEAKTVVDVGAGQGYLAQVLSFQYQHSVVAIDACSHHGSVTNARAERIKKHYAAQLRRSGSVNTSLLVPKTVTCRVLSTNMLKALSDTLVREDGQTNLTGEENEELCVKIDSSYGGGKEDSLVLAGLHACGDLSVTMLKTFVECVEVKAVVSIGCCYNLLSEEGVDNAGMQCGFPMSNGVKSEGLSLGKCARDLACQSAERWRSLEKDDASHNFELHLFRAAFQMELIGPYWSLRAGLGAVLETLILLDRLLFLQEKGSSLEAFMLPAFDPSLSPRNLAIVAVKI
- the LOC115738549 gene encoding probable methyltransferase-like protein 25 isoform X4 yields the protein MAGTRKYSCETASQTLEWIDAIIHFIKPYTFLMNAHVVNFFTDRLWEAVDKEWMDCLRGEPVENLLLIPCGEVQDHWPASLKNFLHNLRSLVFPREQVDLQKIFPGLTVASLGSVLSQGMNVKKKHEVEILSAITSFIAKRVEAKTVVDVGAGQGYLAQVLSFQYQHSVVAIDACSHHGSVTNARAERIKKHYAAQLRRSGSVNTSLLVPKTVTCRVLSTNMLKALSDTLVREDGQTNLTGEENEELCVKIDSSYGGGKEDSLVLAGLHACGDLSVTMLKTFVECVEVKAVVSIGCCYNLLSEEGVDNAGMQCGFPMSNGVKSEGLSLGKCARDLACQSAERWRSLEKDDASHNFELHLFRAAFQMVNHDKISHTFVLLDVNSQLLMPIDENAVHARSWNPMSLIVFCFFEEGQISYPHSNF